In the genome of Bacteroidota bacterium, the window ACGACGAGCGCCTTTGAGTCGAGGCCGCCCGACATGGTGCGGCCGGAGCCGCCCTTGAACATGTTGAACGTGCGGCCGAGGCGCGTGATCGAGTCGAGGAGCATCACCACGTCGTGGCCCTGCTCGACGAGACGGCGGCTGTACTCGAACGCCAGCGTGGCCACGCGGACGTGGTTGTCTTCCTGGAAGTCGTTCGACGAGGCGAAGACGCGCGCGGGCGTGTTGCGGATGAAGTCGGTGACCTCCTCCGGGCGCTCGTCGATGAGGAGCGCGATGAGCTTCGTGTCGGGGTGGTTGTGCGCGATGCCGGTGGCGAGCTTCTTGAGCATCACCGTCTTGCCCGTGCGCGGCGGCGCGACGATGAGCGCGCGCTGCCCCTTGCCGAGCGGAGCGACGAGCTCCACGACTCGCATCGAGATATCGGTCGGGCTCGTGACGAGGTTGAACTTCTCGTTCGGATAGACGACGAGGCCGCGGTCGAAGTCCTCGACCTGCTTCCACTCGTCGGGCTCCATGCCCATCACAGCATCGACTTGCGAGACCTGCATGGCGCCTTTGCGGCCGGGCTTGAGCTCGCCTTTGATGACTGCGCCGTCGCGGATGTTGAACTTCTGGATGAGCGGGGGCGGCATGAACGAGTCGTTGTCGCCCTTCGGCAGCGCGTAGTGAAGATCGCGGATGAAGCCGAACTTCTTGTCGCCGATCATCTCCAGCATGCCCTCGAACGGGACGCCGGGCTTGCTGCTGCTGCCGCCCTTGTTGCCTTTCTTGGAGCGGCTGCGCTTGCTGCGCTTGCTACGACCGTTGCGGCTGGACCGGCCGTCGTCGTCGCTGTCGGACTCGCCGGCATCGTCGCGGCCCTGCGGGGGGGCGTCGCTGGCGGCGGCGTCGCTGGCGGCCACGGGCGCGTCGTCCTGCGCGTCGTCGCTGGAGGCTACGGGCTCAGGCTCGGCCTTGCGGCGGGTCCGACGGCGGCGCGGCTTCGTTTCCGCGAGGGCTTCGTCTGCGGCGGGAGCACTGTCGGCTTCTGCCGCGGGGGCAGCAGCCGGAGCCGCTTCGGCTTCAGCCGCAGCGGTCTCGGCGGCAGGCGCGGCCTTTTTGCGGCGGGTGCTACGGCGGCGCGGCTTCGGCTTAGCGTCGTCAGACGCGGCCTGCTCGGCGTCGGCCTCTGCGACCTCGACCTTCCTCGCGCGGGTGCGGCGGGTGCGTTTAGGGGGCGCCTCGGCCTGCTCCGTGCCCTCGGCGGCGGTCTGCGCGTCCGGGGCATCGGGCTGGGCCTGCGTGTCCTGCGAGGCGGGAGACGCCGACGCGGCGTCTTGCTCAGCGCGCTTAGCGCTAGGGGTACGTGCCATGAATCAGTGCGGTTGGGAAAGGCTTCGCGCCCACGCACGGGGCGGACGGAAGCGGTCGAGTAGGCCACAGCGACCCGTAGTGGCTCTGCGCGCGGCCAGGCCAGGACGGCAGGCCCTACAGAGCGACCACGCAGACGGCGTGGCGAGTGAAACAGAGAAGATCAGGGGAGGCGGGCTAGCCCGACGCGGGCCAGGGCAGGTGCGTACCAGCGAGGCATCGATGGAGCAGCGCGCGAACGCCAACTACATCAGACGACCGTGGGGATCAAGGCGAGAGGAGGGCAAGCCAGCTTGGGGGACAGCCTCGACAGGGCAGAGTGACGATGCGCGTGCGACAAGAACCGAGCCATCGTGCTCAGACCATCGGAAGCTCGCGGTCGCGCCTATGTCCGTCATCAGGGTCTCGGCGCCAGCGCTCAGCCCCAACAACGGTGGGCACCTTGGGAGCGAACGAGTAGCCCCATGAGCGCATGTCTGAAGTCAAGACCGCGCAATATAGAAAGGGTTCCCTTCTCACGCCAAGTCCTTGTGCCAGCACTCATGCTCAGCCCCGCCGCTCGTTCTCCAAGAGTGCTCGTGCCCGTCCGTGACGACGCAGGGCGACTGGGGCCATCTCATGCGTTCACAGGATGCGGCGCCCTCTGCTGGACTTCTACCCTAGAGCACACCCATTCAGCGTGTACCCTCGCCTACCTTTCCCGTCTGCCCCACCGCGTAAACGCATGCCTGCCATTGCCCTGCAGCCGTCTCCTTCGCTTCCAACGCTTCCCTCCGTCATGACTGGATCTTCCTCCCTATGCGTCTGGGTGGTCGAAGACGACGCGGCCTATCGCGACACGCTGAGGCTCGTGCTCGACCAGACGCCGGGGATGACCTGCGGCGAGACCTTTGGCAGTGTCGAGGAGGCGCGAGCCTGGATCGACCTGGGCGCTGCGGCGGAGGCTCGCCCTGAGGTGCTACTCCTCGATGTCAACCTCCCTGGTATGGACGGGATCGAAGGACTGGGACACCTCAAGGCTCGGCTGCCCGAGACCCGCATCCTGATGCTCACCATCCGCGACGACGCTGCAACGATCTACCGTGCGCTTGGCGCGGGCGCCTCGGGCTACCTCCTCAAAAACGCAGGCGTAGACCAGCTGCTCGACGGCGTACGGCAGGCCCATCGCGGCGGCATGCTCATGCCCGCCCCCGTCGCCCGTCAAGTGGCTACGTTTTTCCAGACGCACCAGGCTCCTCAGGATTATGGCCTCACCAACCGGGAGCGCGACGTCCTCGCCGAGATGACCAAGGGCTACTCGCAGAAGGAGATCGCCGCGCGCCTCTTCATCGCGCCCAACACCGTCAACACGCACGTGCAGCACATCTACGAGAAGCTCCACGTCCATTCCGGCATCGCGGCCGTGGCGAAGGCAGTCCGGGAACGGCTCGTCTCGGAGCAAGACGGGGTGCGGGACGGCTCGCAGGACTGAGGCACCGTGCCCTCGAACCATCGCACCCCATGGCAGCCAACCTCAACAGAAAACGCCGATCCTGGAATAGGACCGGCGTTCGGTAGTAGCGGGGACAGGATTCGAACCTGCGACCTTCGGGTTATGAGCCCGACGAGATACCACTTCTCCACCCCGCAGTGTGTGTACCAATGTATGGGGCAACAGGGCGGTCGTTCCGCTGCGAGAGACGGAATCTGGTAAAGATCCGATAAAGTAGGAGGGCTACCTTCGGGGAGCCGCGGTCCCACCCGGCTCAAAACCAGCCGAGTGTCCCTATTTTTCGGCTTCGTTGCTGTTCGACCCGCCTGTCTTTCTCCTACCCATGGCCACGGTCCACCCCTTCCGCGCGCTGCGCCCACTCCCGGAGCACGCCGAGGAAGTCGCCTGCGTCCCCTACGACGTCATCAACACCGAAGAAGCGCTCCAGCTCGCCGAGGGTCGCCCCCGCTCCTTCCTGCACGTCATCCGCCCCGAGATCGACCTGCCGCCTGGCACCGACGAGCATGATGAGGCTGTCTATGCCAAGGGTGCACAGAACCTCCGCGCGCTCGCGGCCGACGAGGCCACCGTCCAGGAGGTGACGCCCGCGCTCTACGTCTACCAGCTCGTCATGGACGAGCGCCCGCAAGTCGGCGTGTTTGCCTGCGTGAGCGTTGCCGAGTACGACGACGACACCATCCTCAAGCACGAGAAGACCCGCCCCACGAAGGAGGACGATCGCACGCGACACATCCTCACGCAGGAGGCGCACGCCGAGCCGGTGATGCTCACCTACCGCGGCACCGACGCCATCGATGCCCTCGTGAACGACGCGATGGAGGACAAGCCGCTCTACGACTTCACCGCCACCGACGGCGTCCAGCACACGATCTGGAAGGTCGACGCCCCGCAGCCACTCGTGGACGCCTTCGCCGAGGTTGACCACCTCTACATCGCCGACGGGCATCACCGCTGCGCCGCCGCGAGCCGCGCGGCCAAAGAGCGCCCCGGCAACCCCGAGGCTCAGCGCTTCCCGGCCGTGCTCTTCCCCGTTGAGGAGATGGAGATCCTGCCCTACAACCGCACTATCAAGAAGCTGCCCGCCGGCAAGCGGCGCTTCCTCCAGCAGCTCGAATACCAGTTCGACGTGGAGCCGGTCCTCTTTGCCGACCCCGACCAGCCCGGCGAGATCCGCATCTACTTCGGCGATAGCCAGTGGTACCGCCTCGACCTCCCCGAGACGGAGCGCGGCGGCGTGGCGGACACGCTCGACGTGGCACGCCTCGCCGAGCACATTCTAGAGCCGCTGCTCCGGATCAGCGACCCGCGCACGGACGAGAACATCGCCTTCGTGGGCGGTATCCGCGGCACCGGCGAGCTCGAACGCCTCGTCAACATCGGCGAGGCGGAGCTCGGCATCGCGATGTATGCCACCGACCCCGAGGAACTCCTCGACGTCTCGGACGCGGGCGAGCTCATGCCGCCGAAGTCGACCTGGTTCGAGCCCAAGCTCCGCAGCGGCCTGCTGGTTCATCTGTTTTGAGTGAGGCCGTGTTGCAGTGAGGGGGTGTTGCGGTGATCGCGCGCGTCCACCCACAGCGACACCGCCGCACCGACCCACCGCCTCACTCTCCCCATGCACCTCCTCATCGCAGACAAATTCTCCGACGCGGCGCAGGACGAACTCCGCGCAGCCGGGCACACGGTCGCGTACGACCCCACGCTCAAGGGCGACGCGCTCGTCGAGGCGCTGCGTACGGAGCAGCCGCAGGTACTTCTCGTCCGCTCGACCAAGGTGACGGCCGAAGCACTCGACGCCTCGAACGCGCTGGAGTTGGTCGTGCGCGCCGGAGCCGGCGTAGACACCATCGACGTGGCGGGCGCGGCGGAGCGGGGGCTCTTCGTGGCGAACTGCCCCGGCAAGAACGCCGCGGCCGTTGCCGAATTGGCGTTCGGACTGATCGTCGCGCTCGACCGTCGCATCCCAGACAACGTGATCGCAGCACGAGCCGGGCGCTGGGACAAAGCCGGGTTCTCGAAGGCACGCGGGCTCAAGGGCCGGACGCTTGGCCTCGTCGGGATGGGCCACATCGGGCGGGCCATGGTGGAGCGCGCGCGCGGGTTCGGCATGCCTGTGGTGGCGTGGAGCCGCTCGCTGACGCCGGAGCAGGCGACCGCGCTCGGCATCGGCTACGCGGAGTCGCCGATGAAGGTGGCGGCCCGCGCCAACATCGTGAGCCTGCACGTGGCCGCGACGCCCGAGACGCACCACCTCGCCAACGGAGCCTTCTTCGAGGCGATGCAGCCGGGCTCATTCTTCCTCAACACCGCGCGCGAGAGCGTCGTGGACGAGGAGGCGCTCGCCTGGGCCGTCCGCGAGAAGGGCATCCGCGCGGCTACGGACGTCCCCGCAGGCGAGCCCGCCGCCAAGCAGACCGACTGGACGCACCCGCTCGCCGACGACCTCTACCTCACGCACCACATCGGCGCGTCTACGGCGCAAGCAACCGAAGCCATCGGCCAGGAAGCGGCGCGCGTGATCCTGACCTATGCCGAGACAGGCCAGGTCCCGAACGTGGTCAACCTCGCCGTCGCCACGCCAGCGACGCACCTCCTCACGGTGCGCCACCGCGACCAGGTCGGCGTCCTCGCGGGCGTCCTCGACCACGTCCGGCAGGCGGGCTGGAACGTGCAGGAGATGGAAAACCTCATCTTCGCCGGACACGCTGCGGCCTGCGCGCGCATCCGATTCCAGGGCAACCTTAGCGATGAGGCCCTCGCGCGCATCCAGGCGTCGGAGGGCGTGCTCGCTGCGACGGTGATCGCGCTGTGAGCCGGACTCCAGGCCGCCCATGAAGCTGCTCGAACGCTACTACAGGGCACGCCAGCGTCCCGTCCCCTACTACGCCCGCTACCCGCTGTGGCTGCTCGTGTGGAAGCCGATTCGGAAAACCCTCAATGTCGTCCTGATTCCGAACATCCCGTTCAACGGGCTCCGCATCGTCCTATACCGCCTCGTCGGCTTTCGCATCGGGCGCGGCGTGTTCATCGGGATGAAGTGCTACCTCGACGACGTCGAGCCGTCGCACACGACCATCGGCGACGGCGTCATCGTCTCGTATGGCTGCTA includes:
- the rho gene encoding transcription termination factor Rho, yielding MARTPSAKRAEQDAASASPASQDTQAQPDAPDAQTAAEGTEQAEAPPKRTRRTRARKVEVAEADAEQAASDDAKPKPRRRSTRRKKAAPAAETAAAEAEAAPAAAPAAEADSAPAADEALAETKPRRRRTRRKAEPEPVASSDDAQDDAPVAASDAAASDAPPQGRDDAGESDSDDDGRSSRNGRSKRSKRSRSKKGNKGGSSSKPGVPFEGMLEMIGDKKFGFIRDLHYALPKGDNDSFMPPPLIQKFNIRDGAVIKGELKPGRKGAMQVSQVDAVMGMEPDEWKQVEDFDRGLVVYPNEKFNLVTSPTDISMRVVELVAPLGKGQRALIVAPPRTGKTVMLKKLATGIAHNHPDTKLIALLIDERPEEVTDFIRNTPARVFASSNDFQEDNHVRVATLAFEYSRRLVEQGHDVVMLLDSITRLGRTFNMFKGGSGRTMSGGLDSKALVVPRRIFGAARNIEGGGSLTIIATALIETGSRMDDVIFEEFKGTGNAEIVLDRELADKRIFPAINLRKSGTRNEERLLGDATVQHHMLLRALNSRHPVEAMQALIKHVQMSPTNAHLLNELIPAEL
- a CDS encoding response regulator transcription factor, which translates into the protein MTGSSSLCVWVVEDDAAYRDTLRLVLDQTPGMTCGETFGSVEEARAWIDLGAAAEARPEVLLLDVNLPGMDGIEGLGHLKARLPETRILMLTIRDDAATIYRALGAGASGYLLKNAGVDQLLDGVRQAHRGGMLMPAPVARQVATFFQTHQAPQDYGLTNRERDVLAEMTKGYSQKEIAARLFIAPNTVNTHVQHIYEKLHVHSGIAAVAKAVRERLVSEQDGVRDGSQD
- a CDS encoding DUF1015 family protein, translated to MATVHPFRALRPLPEHAEEVACVPYDVINTEEALQLAEGRPRSFLHVIRPEIDLPPGTDEHDEAVYAKGAQNLRALAADEATVQEVTPALYVYQLVMDERPQVGVFACVSVAEYDDDTILKHEKTRPTKEDDRTRHILTQEAHAEPVMLTYRGTDAIDALVNDAMEDKPLYDFTATDGVQHTIWKVDAPQPLVDAFAEVDHLYIADGHHRCAAASRAAKERPGNPEAQRFPAVLFPVEEMEILPYNRTIKKLPAGKRRFLQQLEYQFDVEPVLFADPDQPGEIRIYFGDSQWYRLDLPETERGGVADTLDVARLAEHILEPLLRISDPRTDENIAFVGGIRGTGELERLVNIGEAELGIAMYATDPEELLDVSDAGELMPPKSTWFEPKLRSGLLVHLF
- a CDS encoding NAD(P)-dependent oxidoreductase, yielding MHLLIADKFSDAAQDELRAAGHTVAYDPTLKGDALVEALRTEQPQVLLVRSTKVTAEALDASNALELVVRAGAGVDTIDVAGAAERGLFVANCPGKNAAAVAELAFGLIVALDRRIPDNVIAARAGRWDKAGFSKARGLKGRTLGLVGMGHIGRAMVERARGFGMPVVAWSRSLTPEQATALGIGYAESPMKVAARANIVSLHVAATPETHHLANGAFFEAMQPGSFFLNTARESVVDEEALAWAVREKGIRAATDVPAGEPAAKQTDWTHPLADDLYLTHHIGASTAQATEAIGQEAARVILTYAETGQVPNVVNLAVATPATHLLTVRHRDQVGVLAGVLDHVRQAGWNVQEMENLIFAGHAAACARIRFQGNLSDEALARIQASEGVLAATVIAL
- a CDS encoding acyltransferase — protein: MKLLERYYRARQRPVPYYARYPLWLLVWKPIRKTLNVVLIPNIPFNGLRIVLYRLVGFRIGRGVFIGMKCYLDDVEPSHTTIGDGVIVSYGCYFALHGKGQARSYITIEDGAYVGMRSTIVAGAEPLTIGTGAIVGGASLVRENVAAHTTVAGHPARVVRQAPDAVASKEPV